GATGCTGAACAGGGTGGCCAGCGCCGGTGTTGTGAACGACGAAAAGAGCAGCGCCAGGGCCGTTGCCAGCAGGAGTTCGATGTAAAGCAGAAAAGCCGCCGGAATGATGCCGAATGGAGAGGGATCGGTCGGTCGGCGGACGTAGAACAACGCCACGAGCAGGGCGATGAGCATGACGGTGCAGTTGACCAGCAGCGTCAGCGACAGGCCGAAAAACTTGCCCAGAATGAACTCATACCGGTGCAGTGGCTTGGAAAGCACCGTGTAAATCGTACGCCGCTCGATTTCCTTGTACACCAGCCCGGTGCCAATAAAGACGGCAATCAGGTATCCAAACAGCAGCAACGTGCTCAGTCCGAGGTCCACCATGGCCTTGCGTTCCTGATTGATGGACAACTCCCCAATGAGCAACGACGCCGCGATGAGAATCAGGACGGCCACAACCAGGTTGTAGAGCACCTTGTCGCGCACGGACTCCCGAAAGGTGTTGAGCGCCACCGTGGAAATCTGCTTCATTGCTTCAAACCCGTATGACAGAAACGGGCCGTTCTCCCCAAACGTTGTGGATGCCGGCAATTATCCCCCTACCGGCGGGAGCAAGGCAAGCGGATGACATCCCCTGATATGGCCAATGGTCTGGCGGTCGTGGCCCGCCGCCCTTACGCCTGGCGGCTTCGCCGGGGCGTCCTGACGCTGGGTGACAAAACCCGCCTGATGGGCATCATCAACGTCACACCGGATTCGTTTTCCGACGGCGGACGCTACACCACCGTCGAAGCCGCCGTGGCTGAGGCGCAACGGCTTGTCACCGAGGGGGCTGACATTCTGGACATTGGCGGGGAATCCACCCGCCCCGGCGCGCAAACGGTGGATGAGTCCGAGGAAATGGCGCGGGTCATTCCTGTGATCGAAGCCGTAGCCCAGGCTGTGGACGTGCCGCTTTCGATAGACACCTACAAGGCTTCCGTCGCCGAAGCCGCACTAGCGGCCGGGGCGGTAGTGGTTAATGACATTTCGGGTTTTCGTTTTGATGCCCGCATGCCGGAGGTCATCGCGCGGCATGGCGCCGGCGTTGTGGTGATGCACAGTCGCGGCACGCCCGGCGCCCTGCACGGCTTGTCTCCGGTGCTGGACATTCTGGCGGATGTCACGGCCAGCTTTGAGCGCAGCCTGGAGGTCGCCCGCACGGCCGGTATCGGCCTGGACAGCATCGTGTTCGATCCCGGACTGGGTTTCGGCAAGACTCTGGAAGACAACCTGTGGCTGCTGGCCAGCTTACCGCGCCTTGCCACGCTGGGGCGGCCGCTGCTCGTCGGTCCGTCGCGCAAGTCCTTCATCGGCAAGGTGACAGGGAAAGCCGACCCCTCCGACCGGCTTCTGGGAACCGCCGCCAGTGTGGCTTTGGCGATTGCCGGCGGCGCGCATATCGTCCGTGTCCACGACGTGGCCGCCATGCGCGAATGTGCGGCGCTGGTGGATGCCGTCCGCACCACTGTTTTTCCAACCGGCGAGCCGGGGTAACGACACCACAACCGGCCGGCGTCACATCACCGGCAGGGATTCACCTTCTGAAATGGCCAGTTTTCCGGCGTCGCTCCACAGGCGTTCAAGGCCGTAAAAGTCGCGCTGCTCCGGCGTGAAGACGTGGACGATGAAATCGCCGTAGTCCATCAGCACCCACTGCCCGTCGGCATAGCCTTCGATGTGGCGGGGATAGGTTTTGAGCAGCCCCAGTTGGCGTTCCACCTCATCGGCCAGCGCCTGCGCGTGGCGCGAAGACGTGCCCGTGGCAATGATGAAGTAATCGGCAATCGAGGTCAGCCGACCGATGTCCAGAACCACCGGCGCGACGGCCTTCTTTTCCTGCAGGGCATGAATCGCCTGCCACACCCGCCGGTCTTCGACCTTGGGCGGCGTGGTTTCGGCGGGGACGGCCGGTTTACGTACGGGGAGACGTGGAGCAATGTCGTTCGTCATCAAGCGTGGTATCCGTTCGAGTAAAGTCCATAGACATGAATATACCGCTCCACGAGCGGCGGTACGAAGCGGGCAATGGAACGACCTTCGCTGACGGCCTGCCGGATGTCCGTCGCTGAGACATCAAGGGCAAACAAATCGGTCAGGAAAACGTGCATGCCGGTTTCGCCCAGGTTGCTCGTGACGGCCCGCTGGCTGGCCCGTCCGCCCCGCAGGTCAATGACCCGTCCTGCGCCGTACTGCCCGGCCAGCGTGGCGAGGTCGCCGACTTCATACTTCGGGCGCGTCATGACGATGAGGTGGCAACTGTCGAGCAGGGTTTGGTAACGCTCCCACTTGGGCAGGCTGGCAAAGGAATCCGCGCCCATCATAAAGAACAGGTGCGTCTCGTCGCCATAGGTCCGGCGCAGGGTCGCAACCGTGTCAGCGGTGTAGGGGCGCTCCGGCGCAAAGATTTCCACCATGGAGACGCGGGCAATGTCCATCTGGAGCGTGGCCAGCACGGTCATCGCATAGCGGTGGTAGGCCGAGGTTACACGGTCGAAGTCCTTGTGAGGTGGGCTGTAGGTCGGGATGAACAGCAGTTCGTCGAAGTTGAAGATGGCCGCCAGACTTTCTGCCAGCCGCAGGTGGCCGTAGTGGATGGGGTCAAACGTGCCGCCCAGCAGCCCCACCCGCCGCCGGCGGGTGGCCGTGGGAGGTTGCGGCTGAGCCGCCGGTACGGTGCTTTCCGGTGCAGCGCCGGCCGGTGATGTGCTGGGACGACTAGGCTTTCGGGTGCGTCCGGTCATAGACCTCCATCAGGCGGTCGGTCGAAACGTGCAGGTACTGTTGCGTGGTCGTCAGCCGCGCGTGCCCCAGCAGTTCCTGAATGGCGCGCAGGTCGGCCCCGGCATCGAGCAGATGCGTGGCAAACGAATGCCGCAGGCTGTGGGGGCTGATGTGGTGCAGATCACTGCACTGCCGGATGTATTTGTCAATCAGACGCCCGACGGAACGGGTTGTCAGCCGCGTGCCCTGGTAGTTGAAAAACACGCCGTTGGGTTCGCGCTTGTCCTCCGGGGCATGGGCAAGCAGTTGTCCCCGTACGCCCAGGTACAGCTCCAGTGCCTTGCGGGCATGCTCGCCAAACGGGACGATGCGTTCCTTGCGTCCCTTGCCGCGCACCCGGACGCACTGGTTTCTGAAGTCAATGTCTTCGAGATTCATGCCGACCAGCTCCGACACGCGCACGCCGGTGGCATAGAGCATTTCCAGAATGGCCCGGTCGCGTTTGCCCAGTACGGTTTCGAGGTCAGGCATTTCCACGAACCGCATGGCTTCTTCGACGGTCAGGTGGTTGGGCAGCTTGCGCTCCAGACGCGGCGAGGCCACGAGTTGCGCCGGGTTGAGTTCCAGAACGCCCTCCCGGCAGAGATGGCGGAAAAAGGCGCGCAGCGTGGCCAGTTTGCGGGCAATGGAGGTTTTTTTCTTCTTCTTTTCGTACAGCGTGGCGAGGTATTCCCGGATGGTGATGTTGTCAATGTCGTGGATGCTGACCTGACGCCGGACGCCCTGGGCATTTGGCGGACAGAGAAAGTCGTAAAACTGCTCCAAATCCCCCATGTAGCACCGCAGGGTGTGCGCAGAAGCATTGCGTTCATACATCAGAAACTTTTTGAAATCCTCGATGTAATCGGCCAGCGTCGGCGCTTCCGTCATGCCCGTTGCAACGCCTCCCCATCCGGTTTGCAAGATAGCTCTGCTATTGTGCGTCACGCGCGATCCCCTCGCAACGGGCGCTGCCCTGCCACGATGAACAGCACAACGGTTTTGGGCACAACCACGATGACCCTGAGCCAGCTTCAGACCGAACTCACCGCCGAGCTGGATGCCATCCGGGCCGCCGGCCGGTGGCGTGAACTGCGCCCGGCGCAGGCTCCGCCAGCCGTGACCTTCGTCTGCGAAGGGCAACGGTGGATCAACTTTTCCAGCAACGATTATCTGGGGTTGTCCACGCATCCGCGCCTGATCGCGGCCGCCCAGGCGGCCACGGCCGAGTGGGGCACCGGGGCGACAGCAAGCCGCCTGATTTGCGGCACGCTCGACCTGCACCGCTCCCTGGAAGAAGCCCTTGTCGCCTTCAAGGTTGGCGGACATCCCGGCTACCGCGCCCTGCTGTTCAACAGCGGCTACCACGCCAACCTGTCCCTGCTGACGGCGCTGACCGACGCGCAGGACGTGATCTTTTCCGATGCCCTCAACCATGCCAGCCTGATTGACGGCTGCCGTCTGAGCCGGGCGACGACCGTCGTGTATCGGCACAACGACCTGGACGACCTGCGCGCCAAACTCACCCGGTACGGGCAGGCGCGGCGCAGGCTCATCGTCACGGAAGCGGTGTTTTCAATGGATGGGGATGTCGCACCACTGGCTGACATACTGACCTTGGCGGAAACCTTTGGGGCGTGGGTCGTACTCGATGAAGCCCATGCCACGGGCGTGTTGGGTCCACAGGGAAGAGGTCTGGCGGCGCAGCTTGACCACACCGGCCGCCCGATCATCGTGATGGGCACGCTTGGCAAAGCTCTGGGCAGCTTCGGGGCGTTTGTCGTCGCGCCGGCCGTGGTCATCGAACTGCTCATCAACCGGGCGCGGCCGTTCATCTTCACCACGGCCCTGCCGCCAGCGCCCGTTGCGGCGGCGCTGGAAGCCGTGCGCCTGCTTATGGAAAGCGATGCCCTGGTGGAAGGGCTGCATTGCAACATCAAGCACATGGCAACGGCGCTGGGGTTTTCACCGGACTGGACTACACCGGTTTTTCCGGTGGTGCTGGGCGCGGAAGCGGCGACCATGCGTGCCATGCAGGACTTGCAGGCGGCCGGGTTCCATGTGGTGGGGATTCGCCCGCCCACCGTCCCGCCTGGCGCGTGCCGTCTGCGCCTGACGGTGACGGCGGCCCACACGCCGGCGCAGATCGCAGACGTGGCGGCTGCTGTCCGGTCAGTGATGCCGGCTTCCAGTCTCGTTCGGGCGACTCATTCGTAGCGCAGGGCTTCGGCCGGGTCGAGATAGGCTGCCTTGATGGCTGGAATGAGGCCGGCAATGAGGCCAATGCCGACCGAAATCCCGAATCCGATGCTGACCCACAGCATGGAGACGCTGGAGGGCAAATCCGGGATGGTCAGGTTGATGATTTGACTGAGCCCCAGCCCGGCGAGAATCCCGATGCACCCGCCTAGGCCGGTCAGCGACATGGCTTCAATCAGGAACTGCATGATGATGTCCCGCCGCCGCGCCCCAAGCGCGCGCCGGGTGCCGATTTCCTTGGTGCGCTCGGTGACGGACACCAGCATGATGTTCAAAACGCCAATCCCGCCGATGAGCAGCGCCATGCCGGAAATCGGGACGACAATCGCCGCCAAAACCAGGGTGATTTTCCCAAAGCCTTCTTTCTCGGCCGTCGGGGTCGAAAGATGAAAGTCGTCCGGTTTGTAAAACGGTACGTTGCGCCGCTTGCGCAGCAGCCGCGTCACGTCGTCCACCATGCGGTCGAGCTGCCCGTCCTTGGCCTTGGCCACAATCATGTAGTTTTTGTCCCGTGGGTAGAGCCGGCGGTACGTGGCGTGGGGAATGATGGCGCAGTTGTCCTCCCAGTTGGCGCCGGGAAACATGCCGCGCGCCGCGCTCTTTTCCAGCACGCCGACAACCCGGAAGATTTGCCCGTTGATGGTGAATTCGTTGCCGACGGCTTCCGTCGTGCCGAAAAGCGTTTCGGCCGTGTCATAGCCGATGACGGCCACCGACACCCCATGCCGGCTTTCGACTTCGGTATAGTAACGCCCGGTCAACATCTGCATGTTGCGCGCTTCGAGAAAGGCCGGATCGCCGCCGCGCAAGACCGGATTGTTGGCCTGACGGTCACGGTATTTCAGGATGGGCGCATCGCGACTACCCGGCCAGCGGCCCAGACAGGCCGTGGCGGCCGCCACGCTCGGCAGCTCGGCGACGGCCAGCCCGTCTTCGTAGGTCAGGTCCTTGCGTTGCCGCTCTTCAAACGTCGGTTCGCGTGGGCCGCCGAAGTCCAGCTTGGAGATGAAGATGGTGTTCGTGCCGAAGCGTTCGACCATGGCGGCAAAGCTTTTTTCCAGGCCCGTAATGACCGAAGACACGAGGATGACGGAGGTCGTTCCGATGATGACCCCCAGAACCGTCAGCAATGACCGGAACTTGTGCGCGCCAATGGTGGCGATGGCCTGCCCGAAGCTTTCCCGAACACTGTACAGCAGCAAGAACGTTGACCTGCCCTTTCTGGATGGATTACTCGGCGCGGAGGGCCACGATGGGGTCGAGGTTGGCGGCGCGGTAGGCCGGGTAAATGCCGAAAATCAGCCCGACGCTTGTCGAAACCAGCAGGGCGAGGACGACCGCCCAGACTGGCATTGAAAATGGCAATCCGAACTGCGCCGCGATCAGGAGACCAAACCATGCGGCTGCCAGTCCCAAGACACCGCCGATGCTGGAGAGCAGGGAAGACTCCACCAGAAACTGCCACAGGATGTCGCGCCGCCGTGCGCCCAGGCTTTTGCGGATGCCGATTTCACGGGTACGCTCGGTGACGGCAACCATCATGATGTTCATGATGACGATACCGCCCACGACCAGCGAAATGGAGACCACACCCAGTGCCACGGCGGCAATGAGACCGGTCAGATTGCGCCACAGGTCTTTGACCGCGTCGGCGCCGAGGAAGGCAAAGTCGTCTTTCTGGTCGGGGCGCAGGTGGTGACGCGCCCGCATGATACCGCGAACCTGGTCTTCCATGGCTTCGAGGGTAACGCCGGGCTGGGGCTGGAGCACAATCGCCAGGGATTGCCGCGGCCCGAACATCCGCAGGTGCACGGAAGGCGGAATGACCACAAAGTTGTCGCGTTCATTGCCGAGAAACGAGCCAAGCTCTTTGGAAACGCCGATGATGCGGAAAGGCTCGCCCTGGATGCGCAGTTCGCGTCCCACGGGGTTGGCTCCGCCAAAGAGCTTCTCGCGCACCTTGTAGCCCACGAACACCACGTTGGCGCGGTTTTCGTCGTCGCTTTCGATGATGAACCGCCCTTCCTCGACGTTGATGTTCCCGGCACCCATCGCCGGAATGCTGGGTGAATAACCAATGACCGAAACATTCGTCAGTTCGTTGCCGCCCTGCCGCAGGTAGGGAATGGAGGTGTCCAGCCGGATGCCCATTTCCCGCGCCAGACTGGCGCGGGCGCGCAGGTCACGGTAATCCTCCATGGTGATGATTTTGTTTTTCTGAACCCGCAGCCACTCGTCGAGACTCATCACGATGCCATAGCGGTCGAGAATGATCGTGTTCGCCCCGAATTCCTCCTCCATCGTCTTTCCGACATAGACATTCAGTCCCTCGATGACCGCCGCCACGGCAACCACGGTCATCACGCCGAAGATGACCCCCAGCAGGGTCAGAAAGCTGCGCAGTTTGTGGGCGCGCAGGGCGTCAATGGCCAGCCGAATGGCCTCACGAAAGGGCATAGCGCCAGTGGACATGGAAAACCTCAGCCGAAAGTTGCCGTCCGGTGGAATCGTCCATGCGAAACGTCAGGAACCACCCACGGGTTTCAAGAATACCTGGCCGTCCCCAACGCCGGCAGTGACTCCGCCGCGGTACACATTGCGCCGCGGCACAATTCGGCGTACAACCATTTGCCTGTGAACCCAACATTGCTGTTTCCCTGCCTATGATCAAACGGGTGACTCTGGCCGGTCGGCGGCTGGCATGGTGGTTGTTGGCGGTGGGGCTGACCGGCATCCTGGCCGGGCTTCCCGCCGGCTGCCGTACGCTTCAATCCCCACCGACACCGGAGTTTTTTGACCTCATCGAGCGTTTCCTGCCGCAGTTTGACGGCTCGCGGGAGCGGGCCGGCCAGCCCCCCCTGACCCGGCAGGATGCCGAACGGCTGCTGGCCGGAGCGCACACCGAGCGACGCTGGCAGGGACAGGGTGGGCAGGAAGTCTTCACGGTCGTCCAGCCGGTACGCCTGGGCAAGGGCATCGCCCAGTGCCGGGTGACGATCATGGCACTGCCGGGGCAGGCGACCATTCACGGCGTCCTGTTTCAGTTGTCCGGGCTGACCGATCCGGCGCTGGCCGATGATGAAAACCGTATCATTGACGCCTTCGTGCAGCGGTATGGCGATCCGGCGGATGTGGATGCCCCGGACATTGATCTCGTCTGGCCCCTGCCCCAGGGCGGGCTGGTGCTGCTGGCCGCCGAGGCGGATGATCCGACAACCACCTTTGCCCTGCGTCCGCTCTCCGAAGTTCCCGCCGACGAGGCGCTGGGTCACGGCGGTGAACTCCGCGACCACGATTGAAGCGTTGCCACGACTGGTTAAAGCGCAAAGCGGGTGGGCTGGAAACCACCCGCCTGCTTGGGAGATGAGCCGTGCAGGACTCGAACCTGCGACCCACTGGTTAAAAGCCAGTTGCTCTACCGACTGAGCTAACGGCCCGTGTGTCAAAGCACAAGACTGCAAAAGTAGGGGAATCCCCGCCGGGCTGTCAACGTGTGTTTGCCTGCCCGGATTGCCCCTGACAGAGCCGTTCCGCATAATGGGCAACACGCAAACGCTACTGCCAACCGACGACATGGCTGGCCCAAAATGGCTGTCCCAAACCCACACCGATGAATTTTG
This window of the Chloracidobacterium sp. N genome carries:
- a CDS encoding ABC transporter permease; amino-acid sequence: MLLYSVRESFGQAIATIGAHKFRSLLTVLGVIIGTTSVILVSSVITGLEKSFAAMVERFGTNTIFISKLDFGGPREPTFEERQRKDLTYEDGLAVAELPSVAAATACLGRWPGSRDAPILKYRDRQANNPVLRGGDPAFLEARNMQMLTGRYYTEVESRHGVSVAVIGYDTAETLFGTTEAVGNEFTINGQIFRVVGVLEKSAARGMFPGANWEDNCAIIPHATYRRLYPRDKNYMIVAKAKDGQLDRMVDDVTRLLRKRRNVPFYKPDDFHLSTPTAEKEGFGKITLVLAAIVVPISGMALLIGGIGVLNIMLVSVTERTKEIGTRRALGARRRDIIMQFLIEAMSLTGLGGCIGILAGLGLSQIINLTIPDLPSSVSMLWVSIGFGISVGIGLIAGLIPAIKAAYLDPAEALRYE
- a CDS encoding ABC transporter permease translates to MSTGAMPFREAIRLAIDALRAHKLRSFLTLLGVIFGVMTVVAVAAVIEGLNVYVGKTMEEEFGANTIILDRYGIVMSLDEWLRVQKNKIITMEDYRDLRARASLAREMGIRLDTSIPYLRQGGNELTNVSVIGYSPSIPAMGAGNINVEEGRFIIESDDENRANVVFVGYKVREKLFGGANPVGRELRIQGEPFRIIGVSKELGSFLGNERDNFVVIPPSVHLRMFGPRQSLAIVLQPQPGVTLEAMEDQVRGIMRARHHLRPDQKDDFAFLGADAVKDLWRNLTGLIAAVALGVVSISLVVGGIVIMNIMMVAVTERTREIGIRKSLGARRRDILWQFLVESSLLSSIGGVLGLAAAWFGLLIAAQFGLPFSMPVWAVVLALLVSTSVGLIFGIYPAYRAANLDPIVALRAE
- the xerC gene encoding tyrosine recombinase XerC yields the protein MTEAPTLADYIEDFKKFLMYERNASAHTLRCYMGDLEQFYDFLCPPNAQGVRRQVSIHDIDNITIREYLATLYEKKKKKTSIARKLATLRAFFRHLCREGVLELNPAQLVASPRLERKLPNHLTVEEAMRFVEMPDLETVLGKRDRAILEMLYATGVRVSELVGMNLEDIDFRNQCVRVRGKGRKERIVPFGEHARKALELYLGVRGQLLAHAPEDKREPNGVFFNYQGTRLTTRSVGRLIDKYIRQCSDLHHISPHSLRHSFATHLLDAGADLRAIQELLGHARLTTTQQYLHVSTDRLMEVYDRTHPKA
- the folP gene encoding dihydropteroate synthase, whose translation is MTSPDMANGLAVVARRPYAWRLRRGVLTLGDKTRLMGIINVTPDSFSDGGRYTTVEAAVAEAQRLVTEGADILDIGGESTRPGAQTVDESEEMARVIPVIEAVAQAVDVPLSIDTYKASVAEAALAAGAVVVNDISGFRFDARMPEVIARHGAGVVVMHSRGTPGALHGLSPVLDILADVTASFERSLEVARTAGIGLDSIVFDPGLGFGKTLEDNLWLLASLPRLATLGRPLLVGPSRKSFIGKVTGKADPSDRLLGTAASVALAIAGGAHIVRVHDVAAMRECAALVDAVRTTVFPTGEPG
- the rsfS gene encoding ribosome silencing factor, producing the protein MTNDIAPRLPVRKPAVPAETTPPKVEDRRVWQAIHALQEKKAVAPVVLDIGRLTSIADYFIIATGTSSRHAQALADEVERQLGLLKTYPRHIEGYADGQWVLMDYGDFIVHVFTPEQRDFYGLERLWSDAGKLAISEGESLPVM
- a CDS encoding ABC transporter permease → MKQISTVALNTFRESVRDKVLYNLVVAVLILIAASLLIGELSINQERKAMVDLGLSTLLLFGYLIAVFIGTGLVYKEIERRTIYTVLSKPLHRYEFILGKFFGLSLTLLVNCTVMLIALLVALFYVRRPTDPSPFGIIPAAFLLYIELLLATALALLFSSFTTPALATLFSIVSYLICNFTPDIKLFADVLNVETYPSLRITQIVLWGLYYLLPNLHNFNFITRTAHGIPITGTQMALSCLYGVVYLSILLSLTLYIFERRNFK
- the bioF gene encoding 8-amino-7-oxononanoate synthase, coding for MNSTTVLGTTTMTLSQLQTELTAELDAIRAAGRWRELRPAQAPPAVTFVCEGQRWINFSSNDYLGLSTHPRLIAAAQAATAEWGTGATASRLICGTLDLHRSLEEALVAFKVGGHPGYRALLFNSGYHANLSLLTALTDAQDVIFSDALNHASLIDGCRLSRATTVVYRHNDLDDLRAKLTRYGQARRRLIVTEAVFSMDGDVAPLADILTLAETFGAWVVLDEAHATGVLGPQGRGLAAQLDHTGRPIIVMGTLGKALGSFGAFVVAPAVVIELLINRARPFIFTTALPPAPVAAALEAVRLLMESDALVEGLHCNIKHMATALGFSPDWTTPVFPVVLGAEAATMRAMQDLQAAGFHVVGIRPPTVPPGACRLRLTVTAAHTPAQIADVAAAVRSVMPASSLVRATHS
- the nadD gene encoding nicotinate-nucleotide adenylyltransferase, which translates into the protein MTGRTRKPSRPSTSPAGAAPESTVPAAQPQPPTATRRRRVGLLGGTFDPIHYGHLRLAESLAAIFNFDELLFIPTYSPPHKDFDRVTSAYHRYAMTVLATLQMDIARVSMVEIFAPERPYTADTVATLRRTYGDETHLFFMMGADSFASLPKWERYQTLLDSCHLIVMTRPKYEVGDLATLAGQYGAGRVIDLRGGRASQRAVTSNLGETGMHVFLTDLFALDVSATDIRQAVSEGRSIARFVPPLVERYIHVYGLYSNGYHA